In Flavobacterium sp. GSB-24, the genomic window CTAAAAGATTTAACTTATTAGACAGAGGATCAATTGCTGAGGGATTGAGAGCAGATTTGCTTTTAGTTAAAGGTGATCCTACTATTAATATTTCTGATTCTCTATCTATAGTGGGAATATGGAAGGAAGGTGAGTCTTATCACAGCTAAATCGACAAAGTTTTATAATCCATAATAATCATAACTCCACTTTTGTCCACTTCATTTCTCACTTTGTCCATTTGAGGTATATTATCATTTCAATGCCAGTAAAGCCTTGGTACTTTTGACAAGAATATTAACAAAAACAACAAATTAATTAAAACGATTAAACATGAAAACTTTAAATTTTGCATCAACTACAGTTTCTGCCCTTAGCCTTTTAGCATTGATTATTACCAATACTGTTTCTGCCCAGCAATCAGGAATAAAACGTACTGATTTGCAGCGTTACGATCTTAGTGTACCGGGATACGAAACGGTTCAGGCACGCATCGATTTTGATGCTCATACTGCTTTTGGAAAACATTCTCACCCCGGAGAGGAAGTTATTTATGTTCTTGATGGCGTATTGGAATATGAAGTCGAAGGTCAGTCTCCTGTTACTTTAAAGGCCGGAGAAGTACTTTTTATCCCTGCTGGCGTAGTTCACTCTGCAAGAAATAACAGTCATGCAAAAGCTTCGGAACTGGCAACATATATAGTGGAAAAAGGAAAACCTGTCTTGGTAATGAAAAAGTAAACTATACTGA contains:
- a CDS encoding cupin domain-containing protein → MKTLNFASTTVSALSLLALIITNTVSAQQSGIKRTDLQRYDLSVPGYETVQARIDFDAHTAFGKHSHPGEEVIYVLDGVLEYEVEGQSPVTLKAGEVLFIPAGVVHSARNNSHAKASELATYIVEKGKPVLVMKK